One Cedecea neteri DNA segment encodes these proteins:
- the nusA gene encoding transcription termination factor NusA codes for MNKEILAVVEAVSNEKALPREKIFEALESALATATKKKYEQEIDVRVEIDRKSGDFDTFRRWVIVEEVTQPTREITLEAAQFEDPAFTVGEYVEDQIESVTFDRITTQTAKQVIVQKVREAERAMVVDQFREHEGEIITGVVKKVNRDNISLDLGSNAEAVILREDMLPRENFRPGDRIRGVLYAVRPEARGAQLFVSRSKPEMLIELFRIEVPEIGEEVIEIKAAARDPGSRAKIAVKTNDKRIDPVGACVGMRGARVQAVSTELGGERIDIVLWDDNPAQFVINAMAPADVASIVVDEDKHTMDIAVEAGNLAQAIGRNGQNVRLASQLSGWELNVMTVDDLQAKHQAEAHAAIDTFTKYLDIDEDFATVLVEEGFSTLEELAYVPMNELLEIDGLDEDTVEALRDRAKNALTTLALAQEESLGDKKPTEDLLNLDGMDRPLAFKLAARGVSSLEDLAEQGVDDLSDIEGLTDEKAGELIMAARNICWFGGEA; via the coding sequence ATGAACAAAGAAATTTTGGCTGTTGTTGAAGCAGTTTCCAACGAAAAAGCGCTGCCGCGTGAGAAGATTTTCGAAGCGCTGGAAAGTGCGCTGGCAACGGCGACCAAGAAAAAATACGAGCAAGAGATTGACGTTCGCGTTGAAATCGACCGCAAAAGCGGTGATTTCGATACCTTCCGTCGTTGGGTTATCGTTGAAGAAGTCACTCAACCTACGCGTGAAATCACTCTTGAAGCGGCTCAGTTTGAAGATCCAGCGTTCACCGTGGGTGAATACGTTGAAGATCAGATTGAATCCGTAACCTTTGACCGTATCACTACCCAGACCGCTAAACAGGTTATCGTGCAGAAAGTTCGCGAAGCAGAACGCGCGATGGTAGTCGATCAGTTCCGCGAGCATGAAGGTGAGATCATCACTGGCGTGGTGAAAAAAGTTAACCGTGACAACATCTCTCTGGATCTCGGCAGCAACGCTGAAGCCGTGATTCTGCGTGAAGATATGCTGCCACGCGAAAACTTCCGTCCGGGTGACCGTATTCGCGGCGTGCTGTACGCAGTGCGTCCTGAAGCTCGCGGTGCGCAGCTGTTCGTTAGCCGCTCTAAACCTGAAATGCTGATCGAACTGTTCCGCATTGAAGTGCCGGAAATCGGTGAAGAAGTTATCGAAATTAAAGCCGCTGCACGCGATCCTGGCTCTCGTGCCAAAATCGCCGTGAAAACAAACGACAAGCGTATCGACCCGGTCGGTGCATGCGTTGGTATGCGTGGTGCGCGCGTTCAGGCGGTTTCTACTGAGTTAGGCGGTGAGCGTATTGATATCGTACTGTGGGACGACAACCCGGCACAGTTTGTTATCAACGCAATGGCACCGGCTGACGTAGCATCCATTGTTGTCGATGAAGACAAACATACGATGGATATCGCGGTAGAGGCAGGCAACCTGGCCCAGGCCATTGGCCGTAACGGTCAGAACGTTCGCCTGGCATCACAGCTGAGCGGCTGGGAACTCAACGTCATGACCGTTGATGACCTGCAGGCTAAACATCAGGCTGAAGCGCATGCGGCTATTGATACCTTTACCAAATACCTCGACATTGACGAGGATTTCGCCACCGTGTTGGTCGAAGAAGGTTTCTCCACGCTTGAAGAACTGGCCTATGTGCCAATGAACGAGCTGCTGGAAATCGACGGCCTTGATGAAGACACCGTGGAAGCATTACGCGATCGCGCTAAAAACGCGCTCACCACACTGGCTCTGGCGCAAGAAGAGAGTCTTGGCGATAAAAAACCTACCGAGGACTTGCTGAACCTCGACGGTATGGATCGCCCGCTGGCCTTTAAACTGGCTGCTCGTGGTGTTAGCTCGCTGGAAGACCTTGCCGAGCAAGGTGTTGACGATCTGTCTGATATCGAAGGCTTAACGGACGAGAAAGCCGGCGAATTGATCATGGCAGCGCGTAACATTTGCTGGTTTGGCGGCGAAGCGTAA
- the rimP gene encoding ribosome maturation factor RimP, protein MSTLEQKLTEMISAPVEALGYELVGIEFVRGRTSTLRIYIDSEDGINVDDCADVSHQVSAVLDVEDPITVAYNLEVSSPGLDRPMFTAEHYVRFTGEEVSIVLRMAVQNRRKWQGIIKAVDGEMITVTVEGKDEVFALSNIQKANLVPHF, encoded by the coding sequence TTGTCCACATTAGAGCAAAAATTAACAGAGATGATTTCAGCACCGGTCGAAGCACTGGGCTATGAACTTGTGGGCATCGAATTCGTTCGGGGCCGCACGTCTACGCTGCGCATCTATATTGATAGTGAAGATGGCATCAATGTTGATGATTGTGCTGATGTCAGTCACCAGGTCAGTGCCGTACTGGATGTCGAAGATCCCATCACCGTGGCCTATAACCTGGAAGTGTCCTCACCTGGCCTCGATCGCCCAATGTTCACTGCAGAACACTACGTTCGTTTTACCGGCGAAGAAGTGAGCATTGTATTGCGTATGGCTGTGCAAAACCGCCGCAAATGGCAGGGTATTATTAAAGCCGTAGACGGTGAGATGATCACGGTAACGGTCGAAGGAAAAGACGAAGTGTTCGCGCTGAGCAACATCCAGAAAGCGAACCTGGTACCCCACTTTTAA
- the secG gene encoding preprotein translocase subunit SecG, with protein sequence MYEALLVVFLIVALGLVGLIMLQQGKGADMGASFGAGASATLFGSSGSGNFMTRMTGVLATLFFILSLVLGNLSTNKTSKGSEWENLSQPAQTEQTAPAAPTKPSSDIPQ encoded by the coding sequence ATGTACGAAGCTCTTTTAGTTGTTTTCCTTATTGTAGCGTTAGGCCTTGTAGGTCTCATCATGCTGCAGCAAGGTAAAGGCGCTGATATGGGAGCCTCCTTCGGAGCAGGCGCTTCCGCTACGTTATTCGGTTCAAGTGGTTCTGGTAACTTCATGACCCGCATGACCGGTGTGCTCGCAACGTTGTTCTTTATCCTGAGCCTGGTTCTGGGCAACCTCAGCACCAATAAAACCAGTAAAGGAAGTGAGTGGGAAAATTTGAGTCAGCCAGCACAAACTGAGCAGACTGCGCCAGCGGCACCTACCAAGCCGAGCAGCGATATCCCACAGTAA
- the glmM gene encoding phosphoglucosamine mutase yields MSNRKYFGTDGIRGRVGDAPITPDFVLKLGWAAGKVLARHGSRKIIIGKDTRISGYMLESALEAGLAAAGLSASFTGPMPTPAVAYLTRTFRAEAGIVISASHNPFYDNGIKFFSIDGTKLPDEVEEAIEAEMEKEITCVDSAELGKASRIVDAAGRYIEFCKGTFPNELSLNGLKIVVDCANGATYHIAPNVLRELGAKVIAIGCEPDGVNINEKCGATDVRMLQERVLAEKADLGIAFDGDGDRVIMVDNLGHKVDGDQILYIIAREGLRQGQLRGGAVGTLMSNMGLEVALKQLGIPFARAKVGDRYVLEKLQEKGWRIGAENSGHVILLDQTTTGDGIIAGLQVLTAMVRNHMSLHDLCSGMKLFPQILVNVRFTAGSGDPLENEEVKRVTAEVEAALGNRGRVLLRKSGTEPLIRVMVEGEDEAQVTAFAHQIADAVKAV; encoded by the coding sequence ATGAGTAACCGTAAATATTTTGGCACCGATGGTATTCGTGGTCGCGTGGGCGATGCGCCTATAACCCCTGATTTCGTTCTGAAACTGGGCTGGGCTGCGGGCAAAGTCCTCGCGCGTCACGGTTCGCGTAAAATTATTATTGGTAAGGACACGCGAATTTCCGGCTACATGCTGGAGTCTGCGCTGGAAGCGGGTCTGGCAGCAGCCGGATTGTCCGCGTCTTTCACCGGGCCAATGCCTACGCCTGCGGTTGCTTACTTAACCCGTACATTCCGCGCGGAAGCCGGCATTGTTATCTCCGCTTCACACAATCCATTCTATGACAACGGCATCAAATTCTTCTCCATCGACGGGACTAAACTGCCGGATGAAGTCGAAGAAGCTATTGAAGCTGAGATGGAAAAAGAAATCACCTGTGTGGATTCGGCAGAGTTGGGTAAAGCCAGCCGAATTGTTGATGCAGCAGGTCGCTATATTGAATTCTGTAAAGGCACGTTCCCGAATGAACTGAGCCTGAATGGCCTCAAAATCGTCGTAGACTGCGCCAACGGCGCGACTTATCACATCGCACCTAATGTATTGCGTGAGCTAGGCGCAAAAGTCATTGCCATCGGCTGTGAGCCAGATGGGGTGAACATTAATGAAAAATGCGGTGCGACGGATGTGCGTATGCTGCAAGAACGCGTGCTGGCGGAAAAAGCCGATCTCGGCATTGCGTTTGACGGTGACGGTGACCGGGTGATCATGGTGGATAACCTGGGGCATAAAGTCGATGGCGATCAGATCCTTTATATTATTGCCCGGGAAGGATTGCGTCAGGGGCAACTACGCGGCGGTGCCGTGGGTACGCTAATGAGCAATATGGGGCTTGAAGTAGCGCTGAAGCAGTTGGGCATTCCATTTGCTCGCGCGAAAGTTGGCGACCGCTATGTGCTGGAAAAACTGCAGGAGAAAGGCTGGCGGATTGGGGCTGAAAACTCAGGGCACGTTATTCTTCTTGATCAAACGACGACTGGCGACGGTATCATCGCAGGGTTACAAGTGCTCACCGCAATGGTTCGTAACCACATGAGCCTGCACGATCTGTGTAGCGGGATGAAGCTCTTCCCGCAGATTCTGGTTAACGTTCGCTTTACCGCAGGCAGCGGCGATCCTCTTGAAAACGAAGAGGTCAAACGCGTCACGGCTGAAGTGGAAGCTGCATTGGGCAACCGTGGTCGGGTGTTGCTGCGTAAATCCGGGACGGAGCCACTCATTCGCGTGATGGTTGAGGGTGAGGATGAAGCTCAGGTGACTGCTTTTGCTCATCAAATCGCAGATGCAGTAAAAGCCGTTTAA
- the folP gene encoding dihydropteroate synthase, with translation MKLTAQGSTLDLSHPHVMGILNVTPDSFSDGGQHNSLVEALKHANAMINAGATIIDVGGESTRPGAAEVSTEEELERVIPVVEAIAQRFEVWVSVDTSKAEVIRESARVGAHLINDIRSLTEPGALAAAAETGLPVCLMHMQGEPKTMQQAPQYDDVFADVNRFFVEHIARCEAAGISKDKLLLDPGFGFGKNLTHNYQLLARLSEFHHYGMPLLVGMSRKSMVGQLLNVGPDQRLSGSLACAVIAAMQGAQILRVHDVKETVEAMRVVEATLSVKENKYYE, from the coding sequence ATGAAACTCACCGCGCAAGGCTCCACGCTGGATCTCTCGCATCCTCACGTCATGGGGATTTTAAACGTCACGCCGGACTCTTTTTCCGACGGCGGGCAGCACAATTCTCTGGTTGAAGCCCTCAAGCATGCAAACGCGATGATCAATGCCGGAGCCACAATCATTGATGTTGGCGGAGAGTCAACCCGGCCTGGTGCGGCAGAGGTGAGCACAGAAGAAGAACTTGAGCGCGTTATTCCGGTGGTCGAAGCGATCGCTCAACGTTTTGAGGTCTGGGTTTCGGTGGATACATCAAAAGCCGAAGTTATTCGCGAATCTGCACGAGTGGGGGCACATCTTATCAACGATATTCGTTCCTTAACGGAACCTGGTGCGCTAGCTGCTGCTGCGGAAACGGGGCTCCCCGTTTGCCTGATGCATATGCAGGGTGAACCGAAAACGATGCAACAGGCGCCACAGTACGATGACGTATTTGCCGATGTGAATCGCTTCTTTGTGGAGCACATTGCTCGCTGTGAGGCCGCAGGGATCTCAAAAGATAAATTGCTGCTCGACCCGGGCTTTGGTTTCGGTAAGAATCTCACCCACAATTATCAGTTATTGGCTCGCCTTTCTGAATTTCATCACTATGGTATGCCGCTGCTGGTAGGAATGTCCCGTAAATCGATGGTCGGGCAACTGCTGAATGTTGGCCCGGATCAACGCCTGAGCGGTAGCCTGGCCTGTGCGGTGATTGCTGCGATGCAGGGGGCTCAAATTCTTCGCGTCCATGACGTAAAAGAGACTGTTGAAGCTATGCGCGTGGTCGAAGCTACGCTTTCAGTGAAGGAAAACAAATACTATGAGTAA
- the ftsH gene encoding ATP-dependent zinc metalloprotease FtsH has protein sequence MAKNLILWLVIAVVLMSVFQSFGPSESNGRRVDYSTFLSEVNQDQVREARINGREINVTKKDSNRYTTYIPVNDPKLLDNLITKNVKVVGEPPEEQSLLATIFISWFPMLLLIGVWIFFMRQMQGGGGKGAMSFGKSKARMLTEDQIKTTFADVAGCDEAKEEVGELVEYLREPSRFQKLGGKIPKGVLMVGPPGTGKTLLAKAIAGEAKVPFFTISGSDFVEMFVGVGASRVRDMFEQAKKAAPCIIFIDEIDAVGRQRGAGLGGGHDEREQTLNQMLVEMDGFEGNEGIIVIAATNRPDVLDPALLRPGRFDRQVVVGLPDVRGREQILKVHMRRVPLAPDIDAAIIARGTPGFSGADLANLVNEAALFAARGNKRVVSMVEFEKAKDKIMMGAERRSMVMTEAQKESTAYHEAGHAIIGRLVPEHDPVHKVTIIPRGRALGVTFFLPEGDAISASRQKLESQISTLYGGRLAEEIIYGPEHVSTGASNDIKVATNLARNMVTQWGFSDKLGPLLYAEEDGEVFLGRSVAKAKHMSDETARIIDQEVKSLIERNYARARQLLNENMDILHTMKDALMKYETIDAPQIDDLMARREVRPPAGWEDASKNSNNSDNNGTPNAPRPVDEPRTPNPGNTMSEQLGDK, from the coding sequence ATTCCAGAGCTTTGGGCCCAGCGAGTCAAATGGCCGTAGGGTGGATTACTCCACTTTCCTGTCTGAAGTTAATCAGGACCAGGTTCGCGAAGCGCGCATCAACGGACGTGAAATCAACGTTACCAAGAAAGATAGTAACCGATACACGACTTACATCCCCGTTAATGATCCCAAGCTGCTTGATAATCTGATTACCAAGAATGTGAAAGTTGTGGGCGAGCCGCCTGAAGAGCAGAGTCTGCTGGCAACTATCTTCATTTCCTGGTTCCCAATGCTGCTGCTGATTGGGGTCTGGATCTTCTTTATGCGCCAAATGCAGGGCGGCGGTGGCAAAGGTGCCATGTCGTTCGGTAAGAGCAAGGCGCGCATGTTAACGGAAGACCAAATCAAAACTACCTTTGCTGACGTCGCTGGCTGTGATGAAGCGAAAGAAGAGGTGGGTGAGCTGGTTGAATACCTCCGTGAGCCAAGCCGCTTCCAGAAACTGGGCGGTAAAATCCCGAAAGGCGTGCTGATGGTCGGCCCTCCGGGTACGGGTAAAACGCTGCTGGCAAAAGCGATTGCTGGTGAAGCGAAAGTACCGTTCTTCACAATTTCCGGTTCTGACTTTGTTGAAATGTTCGTTGGTGTTGGTGCATCCCGTGTGCGTGACATGTTCGAACAGGCCAAAAAAGCGGCACCTTGCATTATCTTTATCGATGAAATCGATGCCGTCGGTCGTCAGCGTGGTGCTGGTCTGGGTGGCGGTCACGACGAACGTGAGCAAACCTTGAACCAGATGCTGGTTGAGATGGATGGCTTTGAAGGCAATGAAGGGATCATCGTTATTGCGGCAACTAACCGCCCTGACGTGCTTGACCCTGCGTTGCTGCGTCCAGGCCGTTTCGACCGTCAGGTTGTTGTCGGTCTGCCGGATGTTCGTGGTCGTGAGCAGATCCTGAAAGTGCATATGCGCCGCGTACCGCTTGCTCCGGACATCGACGCTGCAATTATCGCTCGTGGTACGCCTGGCTTCTCCGGTGCCGATTTGGCTAACCTGGTAAACGAAGCAGCGCTGTTTGCTGCTCGCGGTAACAAGCGCGTGGTTTCGATGGTTGAATTCGAGAAAGCGAAAGACAAAATCATGATGGGGGCAGAACGCCGCTCCATGGTGATGACGGAAGCGCAGAAAGAATCAACCGCTTATCACGAAGCTGGCCATGCGATTATCGGTCGCCTGGTACCGGAACACGATCCGGTACACAAAGTGACGATTATCCCTCGCGGCCGTGCGCTGGGTGTGACTTTCTTCCTGCCTGAAGGCGACGCAATCAGCGCCAGCCGTCAGAAACTGGAAAGTCAGATCTCCACGCTGTATGGCGGTCGTCTGGCTGAAGAGATTATCTACGGGCCAGAACATGTTTCTACCGGTGCGTCGAACGACATTAAAGTGGCGACTAACCTGGCGCGTAACATGGTGACCCAGTGGGGCTTCTCTGACAAACTTGGTCCGCTGCTGTATGCGGAAGAAGATGGTGAAGTATTCCTGGGCCGTTCAGTGGCAAAAGCGAAGCATATGTCTGATGAGACCGCGCGTATCATCGATCAGGAAGTTAAATCCCTGATTGAACGCAACTATGCTCGTGCTCGCCAGTTGCTGAATGAGAACATGGATATTCTGCACACCATGAAAGACGCATTGATGAAGTATGAAACCATCGATGCCCCGCAGATTGACGACCTGATGGCGCGCCGCGAAGTGCGTCCGCCAGCAGGTTGGGAAGATGCGAGCAAAAACAGCAATAACTCTGACAACAACGGTACCCCGAATGCGCCACGCCCGGTTGATGAACCGCGCACGCCAAATCCAGGTAACACGATGTCAGAGCAACTGGGCGACAAATAA